Proteins encoded within one genomic window of Eleutherodactylus coqui strain aEleCoq1 chromosome 1, aEleCoq1.hap1, whole genome shotgun sequence:
- the HMGB1 gene encoding high mobility group protein B1, whose protein sequence is MGKGDPKKPRGKMSSYAYFVQTCREEHKKKHPDASVNFAEFSKKCSERWKTMSAKEKGKFEDMAKADKVRYESEMKSYIPPKGETKKKFKDPNAPKRPPSAFFLFCSDFRPKIKGEHPGLTIGDVAKKLGEMWNNTSSEDKVPYEKKAAKLKEKYKKDMTSYRSKGKPEAAKKAPAKPEKSKKAEDDDDEDDEEEEDEEDEEEEEEDDDE, encoded by the exons ATGGGGAAAGGTGATCCTAAGAAGCCCAGAGGAAAGATGTCCTCCTATGCTTACTTTGTGCAGACGTGCAGAGAAGAGCACAAGAAAAAACATCCTGATGCATCTGTAAACTTTGCAGAATTCTCTAAGAAGTGCTCAGAACGGTGGAAG ACTATGTCTGCTAAAGAGAAAGGAAAGTTTGAAGATATGGCGAAAGCAGACAAAGTCCGCTATGAAAGTGAAATGAAATCTTATATACCACCTAAAGGAGAAACAAAGAAGAAATTTAAGGATCCAAATGCACCAAAGAGACCAcc ATCGGCTTTCTTCTTGTTCTGCTCTGATTTCCGTCCTAAAATCAAGGGAGAGCACCCAGGTCTGACCATTGGAGATGTTGCAAAGAAACTAGGAGAGATGTGGAATAACACTTCATCAGAAGACAAGGTGCCTTACGAAAAGAAAGCTGCCAAACTGAAGGAAAAGTACAAGAAG GATATGACCTCATATCGATCAAAAGGCAAACCAGAGGCAGCAAAAAAGGCACCTGCTAAGCCTGAAAAAAGCAAGAAAGCAGAGGATGATGATGACGAAGATGAtgaagaagaggaagatgaggaagacgaagaagaggaagaggaggatgatgatgaatgA